A section of the Felis catus isolate Fca126 chromosome B2, F.catus_Fca126_mat1.0, whole genome shotgun sequence genome encodes:
- the SMIM40 gene encoding small integral membrane protein 40 — MAEEEGDVAEEDVFLAFARRPCPPRGPLRRALDKAFFIFLVLFLMLLTLEAVYKLLWLLPWAKFGDWLLRTPQKEEELEL; from the coding sequence ATGGCGGAGGAGGAAGGTGATGTGGCTGAGGAGGATGTGTTCCTGGCGTTTGCCAGGCGTCCTTGTCCTCCCAGAGGTCCCCTGCGTCGGGCCTTGGACAAGGCCTTCTTTATCTTCCTGGTCCTCTTCCTGATGCTACTGACACTGGAGGCTGTTTATAAGCTGCTGTGGCTGCTACCGTGGGCAAAGTTTGGGGACTGGCTCCTGAGAACACctcagaaggaggaggagctggaatTGTGA